A region from the Rhinoderma darwinii isolate aRhiDar2 chromosome 2, aRhiDar2.hap1, whole genome shotgun sequence genome encodes:
- the RAP2A gene encoding ras-related protein Rap-2a: MREYKVVVLGSGGVGKSALTVQFVTGTFIEKYDPTIEDFYRKEIEVDSSPSVLEILDTAGTEQFASMRDLYIKNGQGFILVYSLVNQQSFQDIKPMRDQIIRVKRYEKVPVILVGNKVDLESEREVSSNEGRALAEDWGCPFMETSAKSKTMVDELFAEIVRQMNYAAQPDKDDPCCSACNIQ, encoded by the exons ATGCGCGAGTATAAGGTAGTGGTCCTAGGGAGCGGCGGGGTCGGCAAGTCGGCTCTGACCGTGCAGTTCGTGACCGGAACGTTCATCGAGAAGTACGACCCGACTATTGAGGACTTCTATCGTAAGGAGATCGAGGTGGACTCGTCCCCCTCTGTGCTGGAGATCCTTGACACGGCCGGTACCGAGCAGTTTGCATCTATGCGGGATCTGTACATCAAGAACGGCCAAGGCTTCATCCTGGTGTACAGCCTTGTCAACCAGCAGAGCTTCCAGGACATCAAGCCCATGAGAGACCAGATCATCCGCGTCAAAAG aTATGAAAAGGTCCCAGTGATCTTGGTTGGCAATAAAGTTGACCTAGAAAGTGAACGTGAAGTATCATCCAACGAAGGACGTGCCTTGGCCGAAGACTGGGGATGTCCTTTCATGGAAACATCAGCGAAAAGTAAAACAATGGTGGATGAGCTCTTTGCAGAGATTGTGAGACAAATGAACTATGCAGCTCAGCCTGATAAGGATGACCCTTGCTGTTCTGCGTGCAATATACAATAG